CGGCGGGTCTGGCCGCGTTAAGCTGCGTTATCGGTCAATGTCTCGAACAGCGGCTGTACGGTCGGGCCTATGTTTACTGGGTGAACGACTGACCTCGCAGCGAGGCGCGTTCCACCCGGCCTGGCCATCCAGACGGCCGCGGTTCCTTCGGTTTTCCATTCCATCTACGGGTCGACGATGAAACAACTCCTTCTCGCCACGCTCGTCCTTGCCGCGCTGCCGCTCGCCGCGTCGGCCCAGGACGCCACTGCCAACCCCACCTCGACGCCGGACCAGAATGCCGACGCCTCGAAGAACGGCGGCTGGACCGGCTCCGGCGAATTCGGCTTCGCGTCCTCGCGCGGCAACTCGCGGTCGGAAAACGCCAATGCCAAGCTCGGTTTCAACCAGGAAAACGAGCTGTGGAAGAACAACTTCTACCTCAACGGCCTGCGCTCCAAGGGTGAGGTCACGGTGGACGACCAGCAGGGCAACCCCATCGACAAATTCAGCACCACCGCCAACCGCTACGACACCGGCGCCTCGGTGGGCTACAAGTTCGACCCGCGCAGCTACGTGGTCACGGCCGCCCGCTACGAGCACGACGATTTCGGCGCCAACCTGTGGCAGGGCATCATCTCGGTGGGCTACGGCTACATCGCCCTGAAGAACGAGCGTGCGGAGCTCTCCTTCGAAATCGGTCCCGGTTTCAAGCGCTACCAGCCCGCGAAGACCACCCGGCAGGCCACCAACCCCGACGGCACGCCGGCTTTCGAGCCCGGCGGCGTCGTGCCCCTGGAAGAAACCTACAAGCCCGATGCCGAAAGCGAAGTGGTCGGCCGCAGCCTGATCAACGCCAAGTACCGCATTACCGACAACACGGCGGTGGAAGACACGCTGCTGGTGGAAGCGGGCTCGAAGAACCAGTACTACCAGAACGACATCGGCCTCTCGGTCAGCATGACCAAGAAGCTGGCGCTGAAGATCGGTTACCAGATCCGCTACAACAGCGACACGCTGCCCGGCACGGTCAGCACCGACAAGCTGACCACGACCAACCTCGTCTACAACTTCTGACGGCGCCGGAGCGCGGCCTGCCGCGCTCCTACCGCTGCGGCTGAAGCAGGGCGGCAGCGCCCTGGTCGAGCAGCATGGCGGCCACCTGGTGACCCAGGGTCACGGGATCGTCGGTGGTGCTGTCGGCCTGGGCGTGCAGCAGTTCGCCGGTCAACGCGTCGCCCACCATCCCATGCAGGGTCAGGCCGTACTCGGCCACGACGCACCACGCGCCGATGGCGACGGCACAGCTGCC
This DNA window, taken from Luteibacter sp. 9135, encodes the following:
- a CDS encoding DUF481 domain-containing protein produces the protein MKQLLLATLVLAALPLAASAQDATANPTSTPDQNADASKNGGWTGSGEFGFASSRGNSRSENANAKLGFNQENELWKNNFYLNGLRSKGEVTVDDQQGNPIDKFSTTANRYDTGASVGYKFDPRSYVVTAARYEHDDFGANLWQGIISVGYGYIALKNERAELSFEIGPGFKRYQPAKTTRQATNPDGTPAFEPGGVVPLEETYKPDAESEVVGRSLINAKYRITDNTAVEDTLLVEAGSKNQYYQNDIGLSVSMTKKLALKIGYQIRYNSDTLPGTVSTDKLTTTNLVYNF